From the Nodularia sp. NIES-3585 genome, one window contains:
- a CDS encoding KH domain-containing protein gives MFLNRSVPQTHLNAGIESSKASPNYVGLVQFLMEPFLETPETLSIDCEISHALKRVWIRIAFESKDKGKVFGRGGRNIQAIRTVIAAAAEVAGQSVYLDMYGSNGLGREGMSAEDDQQERSPSAQRGTPSPEPKTRDRTVNIPRPVVKPRIS, from the coding sequence ATGTTTTTGAACAGGTCAGTGCCACAAACGCATCTTAACGCCGGAATAGAATCCTCAAAAGCTAGTCCCAATTATGTTGGGCTAGTTCAGTTTTTGATGGAGCCTTTTTTAGAAACTCCAGAGACTTTAAGTATTGATTGTGAAATTTCTCACGCGCTTAAACGGGTTTGGATTCGCATTGCCTTTGAAAGTAAAGATAAGGGGAAAGTGTTTGGTCGAGGGGGACGCAATATTCAGGCTATTAGAACGGTAATTGCGGCTGCGGCAGAAGTTGCCGGACAATCAGTATACCTGGATATGTATGGCAGTAATGGTTTGGGACGAGAGGGAATGTCTGCTGAGGACGATCAGCAAGAGCGATCGCCTTCGGCACAGCGTGGAACGCCATCGCCAGAACCCAAAACGCGAGACAGAACTGTAAATATACCCAGACCTGTTGTCAAACCTCGAATTAGCTAG
- the rpsP gene encoding 30S ribosomal protein S16 — MIKLRLKRFGKKREPSYRIIAINNLARRDGRPLEELGFYNPRTDEVRLNVPGIVKRLQQGAQPTDTVRSILVKANVFEQVSATNAS, encoded by the coding sequence ATGATTAAATTGCGCTTGAAGCGATTCGGCAAAAAGCGGGAACCAAGTTACCGGATTATCGCCATTAACAACCTTGCTCGCCGCGATGGCCGTCCCCTAGAAGAACTGGGATTCTACAACCCCAGAACTGATGAAGTCCGACTAAATGTTCCCGGTATCGTCAAACGACTACAACAAGGCGCTCAACCTACTGATACCGTCCGTAGCATTTTAGTAAAAGCCAATGTTTTTGAACAGGTCAGTGCCACAAACGCATCTTAA
- the ffh gene encoding signal recognition particle protein, with protein sequence MFDALSERLESAWKKLRGQDKISPSNIQDALREVRRALLEADVNLQVVKDFISEVETKAQGADVVAGVRPDQQFIKIVHDELVRVMGAENVPLAETEEKPTIVLMAGLQGTGKTTATAKLALHLRKLERSCLLVATDVYRPAAIDQLVTLGKQINVPVFDMGSDADPVEIARQGVERAKAEGVNTVIIDTAGRLQIDEDMMGELARIKATVQPHETLLVVDSMTGQEAANLTRTFHEQIGITGAILTKLDGDSRGGAALSVRQISGAPIKFVGVGEKVEALQPFYPDRMASRILGMGDVLSLVEKAQEEFDLADAEKMQDKILSAQFDFNDFVKQLRMLKNMGSLGGIMKMIPGMNKISDDQLKQGETQLKRCESMINSMTRQERQDPDLLASSPSRRRRIAKGSGYREPDVSKLVGDFQKMRTLMQQMGQGQMPAGMPGMFGGGGMGNPFGGDGNRPSAPGWRGYNSGASTTKKKKNKEKKKKGFGNL encoded by the coding sequence ATGTTTGATGCTTTATCTGAACGTTTAGAAAGTGCCTGGAAGAAACTACGGGGACAGGACAAAATATCTCCATCCAATATTCAAGACGCTTTGCGGGAAGTGCGCCGCGCCTTATTGGAAGCAGATGTCAATCTCCAGGTAGTTAAAGATTTTATTAGCGAAGTCGAAACCAAAGCACAAGGAGCCGATGTGGTGGCTGGTGTGCGACCTGACCAACAGTTCATCAAAATTGTTCATGATGAATTGGTACGGGTGATGGGGGCGGAGAATGTCCCCCTGGCGGAAACAGAGGAAAAGCCCACAATCGTTTTAATGGCTGGGTTGCAAGGTACTGGTAAAACCACAGCTACCGCTAAATTAGCCTTACATTTACGGAAGTTAGAGCGTAGTTGTTTATTAGTAGCCACAGACGTATATCGCCCAGCCGCTATTGATCAACTGGTGACATTAGGTAAGCAAATTAACGTGCCAGTGTTTGACATGGGCAGCGATGCCGACCCTGTAGAAATTGCCCGCCAAGGTGTGGAACGTGCCAAGGCGGAAGGTGTAAATACGGTCATTATCGACACGGCTGGTCGTCTGCAAATAGACGAAGACATGATGGGGGAATTAGCCAGAATTAAAGCTACTGTCCAACCTCATGAAACCTTGCTAGTTGTGGATTCTATGACTGGGCAAGAGGCAGCAAATCTGACTCGCACCTTTCACGAACAAATCGGCATTACTGGGGCAATTCTGACCAAATTAGATGGTGATAGCCGTGGTGGTGCGGCGCTGTCAGTCCGACAAATTTCGGGAGCGCCAATTAAATTTGTGGGTGTAGGCGAGAAAGTCGAAGCACTACAACCTTTTTATCCCGACCGCATGGCATCGCGAATTTTGGGCATGGGCGATGTTCTTTCCCTCGTAGAAAAGGCTCAGGAAGAATTTGACCTGGCTGATGCCGAGAAAATGCAGGATAAAATATTGTCAGCCCAATTTGACTTTAATGATTTTGTCAAACAACTGCGGATGCTGAAAAATATGGGTTCCCTGGGAGGCATCATGAAGATGATTCCCGGAATGAACAAGATTTCAGATGATCAACTCAAGCAGGGAGAAACCCAACTCAAACGCTGCGAGTCCATGATTAACTCCATGACCCGCCAAGAACGCCAAGACCCGGATTTATTGGCAAGTTCTCCCAGTCGGCGGCGGCGGATTGCTAAGGGTTCTGGTTACAGAGAGCCGGATGTGAGTAAATTAGTGGGAGACTTCCAAAAAATGCGAACTCTCATGCAGCAAATGGGTCAAGGTCAAATGCCTGCGGGAATGCCAGGAATGTTTGGCGGCGGCGGTATGGGCAATCCTTTTGGCGGTGATGGTAATCGTCCCTCTGCCCCTGGCTGGCGCGGTTATAACAGCGGGGCTAGTACCACGAAAAAGAAAAAGAACAAAGAAAAAAAGAAGAAGGGCTTCGGCAATCTCTAG
- a CDS encoding TetR/AcrR family transcriptional regulator, which translates to MAQAEHPVPETRELILATAEAHLRRYGYARTTVSEIARTCKMSHANVYRFFNTKAEIIDAVISRWLTGIEQALEAITKQQNSATEQLYTYVLELHRIKREKLSNDVELFEALIAVAKADRQVVERHMYILNSILQEILIGAVQDGEFKIANIEQATAAVSAATLKFHHPLMVKESLHENTEEQISTVVKLLTTSLAAGCV; encoded by the coding sequence ATGGCGCAAGCCGAGCATCCAGTCCCAGAAACGCGGGAATTAATTTTGGCAACCGCAGAAGCACATTTGCGCCGCTACGGCTATGCACGAACTACCGTCAGCGAAATTGCCCGCACTTGCAAAATGTCTCACGCTAACGTGTATCGCTTTTTCAACACTAAGGCTGAGATAATTGATGCTGTGATTTCTCGATGGCTGACTGGAATTGAACAAGCTTTAGAGGCGATTACCAAGCAGCAAAATTCGGCAACGGAACAACTCTACACATATGTTCTGGAACTACATCGAATCAAACGCGAAAAACTCTCAAATGATGTAGAACTCTTTGAGGCGCTGATTGCCGTTGCGAAGGCAGATCGGCAAGTAGTAGAACGGCATATGTATATATTAAATTCTATTCTCCAGGAAATTCTCATTGGCGCAGTGCAGGACGGAGAATTCAAAATTGCCAATATTGAGCAAGCAACTGCGGCTGTTAGTGCGGCAACTCTCAAATTCCATCATCCGCTAATGGTCAAGGAATCTCTACATGAAAACACAGAGGAGCAGATATCCACAGTGGTTAAACTTTTAACTACATCTTTGGCTGCTGGATGTGTATAG
- a CDS encoding NAD-dependent epimerase/dehydratase family protein, translating to MAQAFVTGGSGFVGGHMIRLLQERGYEVKALARSPRAAQQVAALGAKVVEGDLLNESAMMRGMQGCEVVFHVAGYISDWGRYEAFYEANVIGTERSLSAAKAAGVSRFVQVGASAVVMNKQPIFDADESLPLQTPSFSPYIATKSIAEQRVIAANAPGFTTSVIRPSWIWGEGDHAIPNIVKAVRQNQFLWIDQGNYLYVTTHVANVCHGSILAAQHSPGGQAYFLADDGVVKFRDWVRTLVQIEGVNPRNRSIPYIFAWSIAGLLEFLWKIQKRRDVPPITQSMVRLIGRGFTFSDRKARNELGYIPIMTREQGLKELRHQESVNRII from the coding sequence ATGGCGCAAGCATTTGTCACTGGTGGTTCTGGGTTTGTGGGTGGACACATGATCAGGTTACTGCAAGAGCGAGGCTATGAAGTGAAAGCGCTGGCGCGATCGCCACGAGCCGCCCAGCAAGTAGCAGCATTAGGGGCAAAAGTGGTTGAAGGTGATTTGCTCAATGAGTCAGCGATGATGCGGGGAATGCAGGGGTGCGAGGTGGTGTTTCACGTTGCGGGGTATATCAGCGACTGGGGTAGATATGAAGCATTTTATGAGGCGAATGTCATTGGTACAGAGCGATCGCTCTCTGCGGCGAAAGCAGCAGGTGTTTCGCGCTTTGTTCAGGTGGGTGCTTCAGCCGTTGTCATGAATAAACAGCCAATTTTTGATGCTGATGAAAGTTTACCTTTACAGACACCATCTTTTTCACCTTATATCGCTACTAAAAGTATTGCCGAACAGCGAGTGATTGCAGCGAACGCACCGGGATTTACAACATCCGTAATTCGTCCTTCATGGATTTGGGGTGAAGGTGATCATGCAATTCCCAATATTGTCAAAGCAGTGCGCCAAAATCAATTTCTGTGGATTGATCAAGGTAATTATCTTTATGTGACAACTCATGTAGCTAACGTTTGTCACGGAAGTATTTTAGCAGCCCAGCACAGTCCAGGAGGTCAAGCTTACTTTCTTGCAGATGATGGAGTTGTGAAATTTCGTGATTGGGTAAGAACGCTAGTGCAAATAGAAGGGGTAAATCCTCGCAATAGAAGTATTCCTTATATCTTTGCTTGGAGTATTGCAGGTTTGCTGGAATTCCTGTGGAAAATCCAAAAACGGCGTGATGTACCACCGATAACTCAAAGTATGGTGAGGTTAATTGGTAGAGGTTTTACTTTTAGCGATCGCAAAGCCCGTAATGAGTTGGGTTATATACCAATAATGACTCGTGAACAAGGGTTAAAAGAACTCCGCCATCAGGAGAGTGTCAATAGGATTATATAA
- a CDS encoding UPF0175 family protein, producing the protein MSVVIPNEILTTTRMNEEEMKREIAVMLFQKDKLTLAQASRFAGMNRIAFQHLLASREIPVHYGVEDFEQDINNLREMGRL; encoded by the coding sequence ATGAGCGTCGTTATTCCTAATGAAATATTAACCACAACTCGCATGAATGAAGAGGAAATGAAGCGAGAAATTGCGGTGATGCTCTTTCAGAAAGACAAATTAACTCTTGCACAAGCAAGTCGATTTGCTGGTATGAATCGGATAGCATTTCAGCATTTACTCGCAAGTCGTGAAATTCCAGTGCATTATGGGGTTGAAGATTTTGAACAAGATATCAATAATTTGCGGGAAATGGGTAGACTGTGA
- a CDS encoding DUF3368 domain-containing protein, with protein sequence MIIISDTSPINNLAAINQLELIQKLYGTVIIPEAVYRELTDPDFLVAGAKEVQTFSWIQTRVVQDWTMVEALSNELDIGEAEAIVLALEMKAEQVLIDERRGRMIAARLNLGYTGILGILVEAKSQGLISAVKPLLDDLINKAGFWVAEPLYKSVLQLVDENDFI encoded by the coding sequence GTGATCATTATTAGCGATACTTCACCTATCAATAACCTAGCAGCAATTAATCAACTTGAGCTAATACAAAAGCTTTATGGAACAGTCATAATTCCTGAAGCTGTATATAGAGAACTAACTGATCCTGATTTTCTGGTTGCGGGTGCAAAAGAAGTCCAAACTTTTAGTTGGATTCAAACTCGTGTAGTTCAAGATTGGACAATGGTTGAAGCACTCAGCAATGAACTAGATATTGGTGAAGCGGAAGCTATTGTTTTAGCATTGGAAATGAAAGCAGAGCAAGTTTTAATTGATGAACGTCGTGGGCGCATGATTGCTGCTAGACTCAATCTTGGTTATACCGGGATTTTAGGAATATTGGTAGAAGCAAAAAGTCAAGGGCTGATTTCTGCTGTCAAACCTCTATTGGATGATCTTATTAATAAAGCAGGATTTTGGGTTGCTGAACCTTTATATAAAAGTGTTTTACAGTTGGTTGATGAAAACGACTTTATTTAG
- a CDS encoding XisI protein — MDSLTNQYRQIIKKILEDYADFFGNDEDVQAELVLDEKNERYLLVESGWKNGYRIYGTLLHIDLIDHKVWIQHDGTEEGIANDLVAAGIPKAHIILDFKSHEIRKYTEFAVS; from the coding sequence ATGGATTCTTTAACTAATCAATATCGTCAGATAATTAAAAAAATTCTCGAAGATTACGCTGATTTTTTTGGTAACGATGAAGATGTTCAAGCTGAACTGGTGTTAGATGAAAAAAATGAGCGTTATTTATTAGTTGAATCAGGCTGGAAAAATGGTTATCGTATCTATGGAACTTTATTACATATTGATTTAATTGACCATAAAGTTTGGATTCAACATGATGGCACAGAAGAGGGTATTGCTAATGATTTAGTTGCTGCGGGAATACCAAAAGCACATATTATTTTAGATTTTAAATCTCATGAAATTCGCAAATATACAGAATTTGCTGTTTCTTAA
- a CDS encoding type II toxin-antitoxin system VapC family toxin, with product MLLDTSGLLCFLHQDEAQHKTAVGLISNYNGRFLTHNYVLAELIALALVRRFPRSTVLMYTLELMENPNVDMVWVDEILHREAMDLLLTRQDKTYSLCDSVSFVLMRKKGIREALTTDKHFEQEGFTRLLQS from the coding sequence GTGTTACTTGACACATCAGGGTTGCTCTGTTTTCTCCATCAAGATGAAGCTCAACACAAAACGGCTGTTGGGTTAATTTCTAATTATAATGGTCGTTTTCTCACACATAACTATGTTCTAGCTGAGTTGATAGCTTTGGCATTAGTTCGACGTTTTCCACGTTCAACGGTGTTAATGTATACGTTAGAATTAATGGAAAATCCGAATGTAGATATGGTTTGGGTTGATGAGATTTTACATCGGGAAGCAATGGATTTATTGTTGACTCGACAGGATAAAACTTATTCTTTATGTGATTCTGTTAGCTTTGTGCTAATGCGTAAAAAAGGGATTAGAGAAGCTTTGACGACTGATAAACATTTTGAGCAAGAAGGGTTTACTCGTTTATTGCAATCTTAA